Genomic segment of Apium graveolens cultivar Ventura chromosome 7, ASM990537v1, whole genome shotgun sequence:
TATGTCAAAATTACATCAATTAATAAATGTTCAGTTTATATACAAGGATGATTGTGggaaaataattattttcttatgctcaattatttaatatgaatttttttatttcatgttgtaaataattatttattttagcaATTAAAAAATTATTCCGTACTTTTTATAGTAGGGATATTTATTCAAAATGATATGTAATTTTAAAGTATACTATAAATATAACATAAAATAGCAAATcattattatttgaaattttattataaaattatttcaatatacacttaacatcatatacaataaattatttaattatatatacaAACTCGTGACACACACATGTTTTTACGCTAATTATTTGTAATGGATAGACACGCTTTGGCCAGTTGAGCAGACCTACAACCGTAATAAAAAGATACTATGATTATTCTTGATATAGCAACAATGGTGGAGTAAACATTAGATTATTTAACGTTACTTTAGCTATAAAAGCAATATTTTATGTTATAATTGTACCCTTCGTATAAAAAAGagtaaaatattaatattaaaaattagatttaataagTTATTGCAGATTAATACAAATAATTTCTTAATTTTACACATATTTGGAGAGAAGTTAACCTGAAATTGAAATTAGGATGATAGATAGTTTATATGAAGAGCTTAATATAAATTAAGAGAGCATAAATTTTTTTTAATGTGAATATACAAgatttatataaataattgtatAAATTTGATTAAAAATTACAAATTTGTCATTAAATAACATTACATATTCGAATAACTCTCATCCTCATTTAACTCCCGTAATTACGTATTTAAGAGTATTTTCCTATTATATAAATATAGATATTTAAAATTATGTAGTCACATATAATCAAACTCGGGTTAAATCAAATAGTTAAATTAAAATTCTGCAAAACAATTTTATAACTTTTTTTagtataaaaatttaaacattcaACATTTATTCAGGAAAAATGGAAAACATAAATTAAATACCTAGGATGTAAACGAAACGAGTCGAGTTTTATCCTTAACATGCCGTGCTTAAATTTTTTTCTTAACGAAttgagccgagccgagccgaatTTTCTTATCGCACAAAAATCATGTTCAATTCGAGCTCGAACTCGTTTACGAACCGATTCGAACTTGAATTTTTATCAAACAAAAATGTTCCTAGCCAAACTTGAACCCTTAACGAAAATTGTAAcatttaattttgaaaaaaatgatTAAAAGCCACTTCGACCAACTTATAATTAGTTTTGAGACCCCCGAAACTCAAATTTTATCTAACTTGAAATAATTCAAATGATTTGTATATTAAATTtgagaataattttaaaattaaaatattaggaatattatttaaaatcaTGATATATTTACATTTTTTTCGAGTTTTAACGAGTTGAACGAATTTGAGCCAAACTCGACCCGAGCTCTAGCCGCACATGCTAAAGTTCGGCTCGAGTTCATTAAATTTACCGCACACATTTTCGAGCTCGAACTTGAGTTCTTAACGAACCAAGCTGAACTGAACTTTTAACGAGCCGAGCTAAAGGTTGCTCATGAACATCTCGGTTCGTTTACAGCTCTACTTTTTATGTATCTTAAAATGTGTAAATGTGTATTAGACACTCTCTAAAAATATGAACAATTGAAAAGGCCGAACGTGTATAAATTTATACTAATTTTAaagattatattttaaaaatgatttcttGCTAAATTTTCATGTTGAAGAATATGCGATATGTATAAGAACTCGGGTTATGGAGTGCTCTCGGGTTTGAATCTTccatttatttaattaaaatatttgtaATGGTATTGGTTATGTATGTTGTCCGCTTAGTCGATACGAAAAATGTATCATACATTGTGGACAGTTTCGAACAAAAAGAATATCATATAATTGAGAAGAAATTTGAAGAATATAAGATCATGTTGAATCTCCTCTACGATATCTTAAGATTTTAGAGTCACCGGATACTTAATAATTTAGcatgaattttaaatttagaaAGAAAATTTAACAACATTTTATTACAAACATTCTCTTTTTCAGAATGATAGTTTAAAAACAAATGAATTCTCATAATAGTATAATCTTAaattaagattttaaaaattGTGAAAAAAGTTTATGCGGTCGACATTAACAATGTCATAAAGTCATTGATATGAGTTCAAGCGTTCAACAATGAGAATTTAATCCAGCCTTAAGGGGAGCATTAAAGCTTGAAAACATCAAAAGAAAATGAAGAATTTTGAAAGAGACAATCAACTATTTGGGCTTCacatatattttcaaattaaGAGAAATAAGGAGCGAGACAACATTAAGGGAAAGGGGGAAAAGGATAATATTGTCTTTGATCACGCCCACGTAGCTAGAAAATCTTGACAAATTGGATTCACAACAACAACAATAGAAATATTAAGAAAAATTAGCAAATTATGCGACAAAAGTAGACTTATAGACCCGTGTGATGTTGTCATTCATGACTAAAACAAATTGTGACAACCTCAATATTCGTTACAAAAACAAGTAACGGTTCtgtatatttttattaaattctCTCCAAATCTTCTGCCCTGCAACTCTGCAAATTTATAACATGTATGATTCAAGAAATGAGTGCTCAGACAGCCATATCAGCACCTTCGATTTTCTCGGACCGATAAACGACAGTTGTGACAGGAATGTGGCAATGGATCCTTGTGTCAGAGAGTCTCAGAAGCCTGACAAATCAAGAAAGTTGAGTGATAATGAAGGGATTCAATTTAGGCCTAGCAAGTTCAAAACAGGAGATGATCAACATGGTGTTTGTTCACAGCCTTCATGGTCGAAAAGCCCGCCTCGAGGTCCATGTCTCAACAAGACTAGAAATTCTCCTCCATCTTTGAGAGTTCAGGCCATTGCAAGAGGCCAAAAGGAGCTTATGGAGATGGTTAAGGCCATGCCTGAGACGTTGTACGAGCTTTCGTTGAAAGATCTTGTTGATCATCAGAACGATGGAAATGAAAAGCAAGAAGGTGAAATAGAAAAGAATGAAACTGACAAGCAAGAGGATAAAACAGAAGTTGATCAAGAAAAGAGCAATTTCACTGTTAACAAGAAGGCTATTGTGAAGAAGCAAGGAAGTGTAAGAAGACAAGGAAGTATAAGAAGGCATGGAAGTGTAAGAAAGCAACAAAGCCTAAAGAAAATCGAAAAAAAGATGTCGAGAAATGAAAGCACTGTAAGTGAGAGTAGCAACAAAGGGTTATTTCTGAAGATGGTGTTTCCTATGCCATTTGGAGGAGGGAACAAAAAGAAGGTTGCGAAATCGAAAACCAAGGCAAAACCAAAGGACAATCCTAATCCTTATGCTAAAGAGTCTACAAAGCTTGGTAATAACATTAGTACTAATAGTAATGCCAGTGATAAATCTGCAAAGAGTAGTAATCATAAGGAGTGGTGGAAGAGAAGATATCCCGTCGCGTCGGACAGCGAAAGCAGTGGATTGAGTAGCAATGGCAGTAGCGGTAGCAGTGGAAGCTCAGCCAGCAATGACAGCACTGGAAGCAGCATTAGCAACAAGAGCAACAGGTATCTCAATCATTTTTTTCCAGAatactttatttatttttcatgatTTCGATGCACCTTTTACGGTTTAGTGATTAGATGCTAGTTccgaaaaataaaaaataaactaCAAATTTTATAGAAAATTCTTTTATAAACAAAAACGGCTCGGTTTTTAAGTCTGAGCGGAGGAATCCTCGTGCGGATAACAAGAGACGTTACGGTAATGCTAATGAGAATAAGAATCGGAATAAGAATTTCTGAGAAAATTGTATTTGTCTTTTTAAGAAAGTAAAAGAATTACTTGATAGATTTAATctgttaaatatttttataattaatccTACAAAAATGATAGTGATAGGTAATTCAAACCAACTAGTAATCCTGAGGATTGTTTAATAGAAAATCAAATGAGTCAGAGATTCTGAGTCTGAAAAATACAGGGGTTTCCAGAAGGAATGTTAAGTTTAAAATAAAAAAGCAAATAAACGTTTATGTAGCTGTACACGCATACGTTACAACTCGTGCAACTCAGCTTACTGGTTAAAGGAtatcattttataaaattatcagTCTAAATTATTGTGCTTGCTTTTCTGTTATATAATTACTTAAATGCAATAATATTATATAATGTTGTATCAGTTCTTGAGCTGGTAACAGTTTACCGTAACTTGGATTTCGTAGAACGATTGTTATCACTGTTGTCGTTAAATTACAATAATGTAATTTCCTTATAGCGTGACACTTGTTACATTTATGTATATTGATGTTTAAGTATGATTTAATTACAGGAAAAAAGGTGGATTGCTTAACGGATGCTCACCCTTCTATTACAACAAGAACAAAACAATAGTAGAGTGACTTGCATAATTCAAAGCTGCCCCTGCCCTGCAAATCAAACTTTCTGTATACAAATTGAGCTTCATACATAAATGCCCTTACCTCAAATATAAGATATTCTTGCAGATGATATATGATAAAGTTCAAATTTTGTATAATCCTtgtttttttttgtgtttttaaTTCTTTTTATTGTGTTAGAAATCCAAATTGATTTTCTCTTGTTTTTTTTGTTATACAATGATTAGCATAATTAGATGTTCATGTCTGGGATTTATCTATTGTGTCTGAAAATAATTTGATCTTGTCTAAGTTATTTGTTTTACACTGTAATGATTAGCATAATCAGTAAAAACCCAAATACTGTATCAACCTTTCATTTCTCCAATCAACAAAATTTAACAATTAtgctaaaataattttttttataaagtgCTGTCCATGTACATTGACTACTAGCTCGTTTATTATGAGGAAGAAAAAGAGTTAAGTGGTTCAAATATAAGATGGAGAGAACTCTGAGAATTGATAGTTATGAGCTTGTGCACAAAATGCAAAATAGTTAACCACAAGATTATCAAGTATATAACATTCCACAGAGGGCTTTATGTTTCTGGAGAAGAACGATGATATTTCCACATTTGTATGCACTTGCTTTACAAATGTAAAAATCTAACAAAGAGATGATTCCTCCCACTGTGGGGGAAAATACCAGGTAAACAAAAGAAAAACAGATGACTTCATATGTTGTACATTCAGAATATCATATGTGCACTTTGTTAGATACCCTAATATCCAATTACTAGGAATATCACCTTGATTGCTGGTGTTTAATGTTTCAAATAGTCTTTTGGAGAGACCTGTACTACCATGCACAAAATGTACGAACTATTTTTGATGTGACCTGTTAGGGTTAGAGGACGATGAAGACTTGGATTTTGCAAAATCAACCAGATCTCTGAAAAGTGCATCTTCGGAGTTCTCTTGTTTCTTTGGGGTGCTGGAGTTGATGGAAAGATTATTTGCTTGCTCAACTAAACTGTCATAGGAGGAACCAGATCCGCTACTTGAATGAGAACTGCCAACATGTTGCTGCTTAAAGAACTGTTTTCTCTGGCTATGCTTGGATGGCGGGGGTGGAATAAACTCAGGAGTTTCCCAAGGAGCTGGAGGCAGTGGGTAagtatttgttgttggagctggTTCTTTGTATGCCGGCTGCTTCTCAGAGAACATGGAAGCAGTGGGGTTAATAAAATCATCTGATGGTGCTCCATTGGAGGGTATATTAGAGTCTGTGTTTTTCCCATTTATTGGTACATGTGAAGGAGATTTATATGCTTCAGACGTTCGTGGGGGAAGCTGTAAATCATCACTTAAATTATCAAGTGTAGCATATAAATATTCAATCGTCCCATAAGCCGGAAGTTTTGGTTTCCTTGATGGCAGTGGAGGAAGAATTGGGCTTTCACCTATAGGTTCCATTTGATCACTTTGTGCTTTTTGTCCTTGTCCCTTCAAAGTATTCCTCGTTGATGATGGAGAAGGAAGGATTGGCATTACAGAGTCAGATGCCGTCTTATCACTTGCAGTTTTTTGTCCTTGATCACTTTGCGCTCTTTGTCCTTTTCCCTGCAAAGTATCCCTACTGGATGGAGAAGGAAGGATTGGCATTACACAGTCAGATGCCGTCTTATCATTTGCGGTTTTTTGTCCTTGAACACTTAGCGCTCTTTGTCCTTTTCCCTGCAAAGTATCCCTACTTGATGATGGAGAAGGAAGGATTGGCATTACACAGTCAGATGCCGTCTTATCACTTGCAGTTTTCTGTCCTTGATCACTTTGCACTCTTTTTCCTTGTCCCTGCAAAGAATTCCTCCTTGAAGATGGAGGGATTGGCATTACACGCTCAGGTGCTATCTCATCACTTGCATTCTTTTGTCCTTGATCACTTTGCACTCTTTCTCCTTGTCCATGCAAAGTATTCCTCCTTGATGAAGGAGGAAGGATTGGCATTACATGCTCAGGTACCGTCTTATCACTTGCAGTTTTTCTTCCTCGCCTATCTCTCCGCCTACAAAAACATGACATCATATTTAAAAGAATACTAAACATACACACGGGGAGAGAAATCCAGGATGTAGTAAATGTATGATCCATAACAGACACACACAGGTATATAGAATCCAGGATGTATGCCACATTGCTCCTTGGTAATTTATCATCTCTATAATTTTCAGCGTATTATTCTCATAATCCGTGCATACTTCAAACCCAAAATGTTTAAGTACTTGGCAAAGAAAATCTTTACTCCCATTCCAATGAACTAATTAATCACTTTAGCAACTTTGAAAAAAATCATTTAGCAACTTTTATGAACTATTACGCACATGCAGTCATCAATCATCACTTTTCTGATTAACATCGCAATACAGGTTGTGTAGTGCCGTATTAATTGAATTATCCGCAGACGCTTAAATAGAAAACTAAAACAATTATCATAAAATAATCCTAATGTAATAAAATTGCCCGGTTGGAGTTGGAGATTTTCCGATCCAGAGCCATCCGGGATTCTTTTGGTTTCCCATATTTGTTCTACGTTTGGTTTTTCCACCTCTTCATTTTTCCTCAAAATTAGCTATTTGTTCATCTCCATTATAACTTATAATATTAGCAGTCACTTAATGTTTGAGTCCAGTGGAGAACTCCAAAATTTACAAAAACCTAATCACATCAAACTTGACGGCGATAACAAGTAAAAGGATCCTAAACATATGAATATGAAGTAAATAAATTAGTATCACCTGCGAGCAAGTTTAGAGAAATCATCTTCCAACTCGTACTCGTCCTTATCCTCACGACTCACATTTACCAGAGGTGCACTTGGATTCTGCGTTGCTACAACTTTTGGAATACAGACTCCTTTGGCAATGTCAGCATAATGCGAAAGAACATGTTGCAATGTATCATTTAGAGCCAAACCCTTCATCATCAGTTCCTCATCCCTAAAAGTCAACAACCTTTCAGCAGCTAAATAAAGTACCAGAAAATAATCATAAAATTTAAACGTCCATTTCCTTACAATGCATTGTCTACAAGAACTATAACACGCTTTTGGTATGCACGACACTGATCAACCAAGTCAATGATCACTTCACCTTGAACACCCTGCAGGATGGTACATATTACTAAGTGATTTGACTTTGGCATGACAACTGATCGGACAGACACATTAATCATGACATTATGTACCTCATTGTTCTGAGGATCCAAGAAATTAAGCATCTCCATTAACACATTTGCTACTCCACTAGCAGTCTGAATCTCTTCCAAGCTGCATTAAGTTTACATACATAATTCTGTTAAAAATGACTGGGTCTAAAGTGGTAAACGTTATATATAGAGAAAGTCAATTACACACACGAAGGAAGCTTGAGAAAAAGAATGATCTACTTGAGAACTAAATGAACATAATTGTTTTATAGACACTGATAGTAGGACGATCTGTGTGTTTTGTACACATTGAAAGTTAGTGCTTTCTTAAAACACACAGGAAGTAACTTTAAATTCTTTCTCTAGTTAATTATAACATACAGATGGAACTTATATTTACATTTGTGGTTTTAGAGAAAAGAAATAAATTTCTTTAAACCAATAGCAGTTGATGACCCAAATGGTtgaaaactaatatttttcattctAATTATCACCCCAAGAAAAATGGGCTCAGATTTTATTAGTTATAGGTATGTATCTGATTAAGTAGCATCTCCAATGGATAAGAACCCTTGGTTAAAAGGGTGTCAAACATaccataaataaaaaaattagagATTATGTAAACAATTATCCACTCAGCCGGTGCATTCCTCTTAACTAAAATTTTAGTCAACCCCTCTATATTGGCTATACTTTCGAACCTCTATAGACTTGTAGTGAAAATCCACATCATCAATTACCATATAAAAATAATACATACTGTTTAtaacaactttaaataataataacataATATTTTCAAAATATAGCCAATCATTGTAGCCAACTCCAGCAGAGTACATCACCTTACAAGTTCAACAAATTTCACATAATCATTATTTTATACCATTTTAGACAACCCCGGATGCTCTAAGTTATAAGGAACCTCATTCAGTAAACTTTCCACACTCCACAATGTTTGGATCAAACAAGTATGTAATGTAAAGTAAAAGAGCTTATATGTGCCAAGTACTCAACAACTGAAAACTATTTTGCACCAATTCTTATCATGTAGTCTCTGCAAGAATCTAATAGGCATGGAATAGTATAGAGAAGTTCTATTGTAATGGTATACAAGATTGTAATATTACTCGAGTCCAGAGGGGTCAGATTGAAGAGAAGCCTGAAAAGCTACAGCTTCCTCATATGTCGAAGTAGAGTCAGTACTTGCTGGCTGCCCTACTGGCTGGGTCTGTGGTGATGTAAACATGGCTATGCTGTTCTCCTCATGGGGTGGAAAGTCTACACCAACAGACTGCCAATCAATAATGAAAAATAAATTTAATGATAACCTTTAAGAAATAAATGTCCTTAATAATAATAAACAACATAAAGCGATTAACATAACTTCACAGTATATTTAGTATGATGGtctataaataataataatactacAAGCAAGAGTGAAACAAGATACTTAAGAATATATTGACATTCTCTCCTGTCGATTCAAACATTAAATATTGTATGTCATATGATCTATTTAACCCGCAAACTCTTGCAAAAGAATAATAGAGTTGACTAGATTAAATCAGATATGGGTTGAA
This window contains:
- the LOC141670487 gene encoding uncharacterized protein LOC141670487, translating into MYDSRNECSDSHISTFDFLGPINDSCDRNVAMDPCVRESQKPDKSRKLSDNEGIQFRPSKFKTGDDQHGVCSQPSWSKSPPRGPCLNKTRNSPPSLRVQAIARGQKELMEMVKAMPETLYELSLKDLVDHQNDGNEKQEGEIEKNETDKQEDKTEVDQEKSNFTVNKKAIVKKQGSVRRQGSIRRHGSVRKQQSLKKIEKKMSRNESTVSESSNKGLFLKMVFPMPFGGGNKKKVAKSKTKAKPKDNPNPYAKESTKLGNNISTNSNASDKSAKSSNHKEWWKRRYPVASDSESSGLSSNGSSGSSGSSASNDSTGSSISNKSNRKKGGLLNGCSPFYYNKNKTIVE
- the LOC141671363 gene encoding uncharacterized protein LOC141671363, whose protein sequence is MSATVCVERATSDKLSGPDWAMNIEICDIINNDPGQARNAVRTLKKRLGSKNPKRQLLALFVLETLTKNCGDTVFQHIVEGDLLREMVKIVKKKADLNVREKILVLINTWQEALGGSRGQYPQYYAAYNELQSVGVDFPPHEENSIAMFTSPQTQPVGQPASTDSTSTYEEAVAFQASLQSDPSGLDLEEIQTASGVANVLMEMLNFLDPQNNEGVQGEVIIDLVDQCRAYQKRVIVLVDNALDEELMMKGLALNDTLQHVLSHYADIAKGVCIPKVVATQNPSAPLVNVSREDKDEYELEDDFSKLARRRRDRRGRKTASDKTVPEHVMPILPPSSRRNTLHGQGERVQSDQGQKNASDEIAPERVMPIPPSSRRNSLQGQGKRVQSDQGQKTASDKTASDCVMPILPSPSSSRDTLQGKGQRALSVQGQKTANDKTASDCVMPILPSPSSRDTLQGKGQRAQSDQGQKTASDKTASDSVMPILPSPSSTRNTLKGQGQKAQSDQMEPIGESPILPPLPSRKPKLPAYGTIEYLYATLDNLSDDLQLPPRTSEAYKSPSHVPINGKNTDSNIPSNGAPSDDFINPTASMFSEKQPAYKEPAPTTNTYPLPPAPWETPEFIPPPPSKHSQRKQFFKQQHVGSSHSSSGSGSSYDSLVEQANNLSINSSTPKKQENSEDALFRDLVDFAKSKSSSSSNPNRSHQK